A segment of the Sphingobacterium oryzagri genome:
TCCATTTAGCGTAAGCGCGTTAAACAAACGGATACTTCCATCTACCTCGACACCTTGCACGCGGACTTGTTCGGCGTTAGCCAAATAACCTCGGTTTACGCCTGGATCAGGTGTCTGTACCAATGTTTGGTAATCGCTAATATCTGTTCTGTACACTGTAAAATTTAAGATGGCATTCCGTGTCGGAATCGTCTTTACGCCAAGCTCTTTGTGATGCACCGCTTCCGGTTTCACGCGCGCAAGATCCAAAAGGACTTCGCCATTGGCCGTTGGCAATCCACCCACATTGATACCGATCGGTTTGTAACTCACAGAATACGTAGCAAAAGTGTTCAAACGCGGGTTAAATTTGTATTGTACCGATAATTGACCAGACCAGTTGCCGGCAGATGCATCGGTATTAAAAGATTGATTGGTGTAAATAGCATTTTTCAACGCGAGCAAAGCAGGGTCATCTGTTTCCAGTCCGCCGTAACGCTGGCGATCATAATTTGCCACTTTTTTGTCGTAGTTATAACGTAATCCCGGCAATACATGAAGTTTGTCGGTTACCGACCAGTCGATCTGCGAGTAAGCAGCAAGACTGGTTGTTTTAATACCATATTGCGTGCGGATACCATAATTGTCAAACAAACCTGGCGTTTGCCACAAGGCGCTTGTCGAGTTTTGCGCAAATCGCCACAAAGCCGAGCCCGCTTCTTCGGTATGCACCGGATCTGTTCGTAAATCCTGATACAAACCATACAAGCCGACTACGCCCGTGATTCGATCGTTGATTTTTCCGGAATACCGAAACTCCTGCGACCATTGATCGTGCACCGAGTTACCTGCCGAAACCGTGAAGACCGGTAAACCCAGATAATCGCGGTCGTTTAGCGGCACCCAATTCCAATAACGCCATGCAGAAGTCGACGTCAGCGTACCGTTTCCGATTTTGATATCGGCATTTAGCGAGATGCCGCCCAACGCATTATCTGCTTTCGATTGCGTATCCAAATCAACTTTTCTTTCAAAAGCACTAGCGTAAGGCAACGTGTAGCCCAAGTCGGCTATAATGGCGTTAAATTGTCGGTAATCTGCGCGCTGCGTTTGCACCACACCCGCTACACCCCAACCATAACCATCTGGTTTTTGAGCGGTCGCATCCGCAGCTAACACAAGCTTAATATTCTCATTCGGTGTGTACAACAACTGTCCGCGAAAACCCAGGTTATTCATATCATTTATCGCACGATTGGTATGCACATTATACAGTGTCCCGTTACGCTGCGTGCCTGAAAATGAAACACGCGCCGCCAAATTTTTTGTGATCGGACCGGTCAAGGATGTTTTTGCCTGAATAAATCCGTAGTTACCATAGCTTAATTCGAAATTTGCTTCCGGACTAAATTGTGGCAACCGCGAGGTGATGTTGAACGCGCCGGCCGTTGTGTTCTTTCCAAACAATGTTCCTTGTGGACCACGTAAAACCTCTATTTGTTCTATATCTATAAAATCCAGCCAGGTTGCAGCAGGTCGCGCGATGTATACGCCATCCAGGTAAAAACCCACACCAGGATCTATACCGTCATTTGTCAAACCATATGTCGATCCTAAACCGCGGATATTCAAAGTGGTATTACGCGCGTTGGAGGTGTACAACTGTACTGTGGGCACCAATTCTTTCAAACGATTGACATTAAAGGCTCCCGCATCTTCAATGGCGCTACCGCGAATAAGGGAAACGGGAATCGGAATATCTTGCAGTTGCTCACGGCGGCGTCGCGATGTCACAACAACCTCGCTGATGCTTTCCGCGATCGGCTTAAGCTCAATAACAGATGGCGAAGTAGAAACCACGATTGTCTGCTTTTCATAACCCACATAAGATAAAATAATAGTAAACGGCAATTTTTGGCCGGTTACAAATTGAAATCGCCCCTCACGATCGGTTCTTACGGTATGCGTTACCGCTTCTAGTTGCACGGTAACACCCTCGATAGGTTCTTTTGTTACGGCATCCAGCACGGTGCCTTCCAGCGAGGCATTAATGATGGGCTTTGTTTCTACCTGCGCATGCAGCGGCGCAAATTGGCAACAAAGCAAAGCCGTTGCAATCAAATAAAAATAAAACGACACGCTTTTTCTCTTCATAATCTCAAATTGTTTAATAGTGATACCTTGCTGTTACCAACGCCAATTGGAACATCCTGCGCAAATATAGAAATATTTACATAAAGACTACTAATTCTATAGATTTAATTTTTTATTTGATTTTTTTAGTGTTATATTTGTGGTATCATAAAAGAACATAAGGTTTTTACCATTGGTTAGTCAAAAGATTCCATAATCCCCGTGTGGAATCTTTTTTTGTTAGCTTTTTAAGCTTGCACGATGAAAGCTCGTAAAAAACTCGCCCGCTAAAGAGCAAACAAATAGATCATCCGTAGCGCAAGATTGTTTTATGACATGACTATAAAAGAAAGAAGGTGCCTTTTACTTGGGGCACCTTCTTTATTGGCGTTGGGCGAGCTTCATTTGCTATATCCCAGATAAACAAATCAAGTTCACGAAGTGAAAAAAGCGTAATGCATCGATCGTTAAAAAACCGAAACGCAAAACCACCGGTAACATGCTTTAAAGATAACAAGGAAATTGTTTTCAAAGTAGGACGAAATATTACCTAGTAATCCATCATTTCATCGCGTTGTCTATCCAATCGTATTGTGCTTGCCAAAGCTCCTTTTGTGCTTTAATATACTCGCTGTTAGCTACATTATAGCTAGCCAGCAAAATTTTCCCAGCCTGGAAAGCGGTCAATAAAACAGCTTTCTTTTCAACACATAAGGAAACAATATGCTCTAATCCTGCAATTCTCTTTTCCACAGCCTGCAACTTGGCCATTCTTTTATCCTGCGCGATATCTTCGTGTTGCTGTTCATCTGCCCAATCTAGTTTACGCAAATCTCCTTCCATGGTCGCTTGCCGTAAAGCAGTCTGTCGTTGGAAATACTGGGATATCGGCAGGCGCAAGGCAATATTAGCGTAGCTATTGCCATACCAAGCCTGGTTGTTAAACAACTGCAATTCATTGGCAAAATACTGCGTACCGAGGTAGGCATTAAAGCTTAACGTGGGCAAGTACTGCCGTCTGACATCTCGGGTACGCTGATCGGCTAAGCGCTTGTCTACGTCGGCTAGAAGTTTGCCATAGTACGTTGGTTCATAGCTTTTCAACAGCGAAATAATATGTTCCAACCCGGAGTTCAGTTTGGTAAACGACGTTACATCAGCATACCGGGCCAAATCGATATTTGCCACTAGCAAAACCGACCAGGCTTCGGCCAATTGTATTTTTTTTCGCTCCATCTGCTGCTGCGCATCGAGATAGTTTTCCAGCGTTTCGCGCCCGGCTTCGTACCGATCCCGACTTATGCGCAACAATTCCGCATAGGTGCTCGAGTCTGCTATGGCCATCTCATATTGAGCGCTCGCCAAAACGATAGCAGCGTAAGCCAACGTCGCCTCGCGCCGCCAGGTTTGCTTCGCATCTTGTGCGCTAATGGTTGCTTTTTCGGTGAGCAGATTTGCCTCCGCTTCGGTTGCTTTTCGCGACGGATCAAACAATCGCCATTCAAGTTGTGCGCCTACTTTAGACGACCAGTCGGTTGCGAAACGTAGCGGGATAAAACTGCCTGCCGGTGCTGCAGGATCAAATGCGATGGCTGGAACGGGCGTTGTCGGGACAATCAGATTCCGTTGCAGATTCAAATCACCATAAACTAGCGGCAAACGATCCAATCGGTTCAACACCTGTTCGCTTTTTTGAAGCTCCACGCGCAGCGTCTCTTTTTCATAAGCACGACTATCCTCAAGCTGCTGCCATAGCTGCTCGATACTTAATGACTGTGCAGATAAAAAGCAGGGCAATGTGAATATAATATACAAAAAGACGTATCTCATTTTTTAGAAAACAGCAGCAGGTTCAAGTTTAGCAATCTTTCTTACGGCAAATAACGATCCTCCGATCGATATCAGGAGGGTAACGAGCAGTAAAAACAGCGCAAAGGGAATAGAAATATCGATCAGTAAGCCGCTTTTTGCTACCCCCATCTTGAAGCCAAAAAGTAACAACAGGGCAACAACATAGCCCAGCAGCGCATACAAAAAAGCCTGCGCAATGATGAGTTTGTCTACATAACTATTGCGTGCGCCCATGGCTTTTAATGTTCCATAATCTTTTATTCGATCGAGCGCGGAAGAATACAACGTCAACCCGATAATAAAAAAACCGCTCAACATGGCAAATAGCACCAATGTGCCAAAGCTCATACCCATATTTGAAGCAATCAAAATTTCTTTAACGGTAGACTGTTGCAGCTTCTCGGCATCCCAAGCCTGTAGATGCGGAAAGAAGTTGTTGATCTCCTTAATCGCATCGGCCTTATCAACACCGTCATGCAGTCGCGCAATAATAATGCTTACTTTCGACGGCGCTAGTGAGCCGTAATGACGCGCGTTGGCCAATGTGCTGTACATTAAGCTCGCACCAAAACCTTGCGCATTTTTGGTGATCAGCCCAATTTTTGCCCGTTTACCATTGATTTCTATCGGCTTGTCGAGTACTAAATTAGTACCCCAGTTTTTTGCTGAAAAAAATTCAGCAGAAACTACCTCCGGTTCTAAAAGACGTGTTCGTGTGCCCGACATAATTTTGCGATCTACTGGTCCAGCTAAAAAGAATGGCGCTTCACTCCCTACGATGGTTACCGGCGCCGTGTTTCCGTCGAGAAAACTGGCTTGCCCGCTTGTTACCACAACCGGAGATGTCGATTGCACCGAAGGTAAGCTGGCAATCTCCTGAACAAATCGCCGGTCAATCGCGTTGACGCTGTTGATATTGTTGCTTTGCCGTTCTATGATCCAAACATCGGCTGTGCTCACGGGCGCGTTACCAACGAGATTGCCCATTAAGCCCATCAGAAAAAATAACAAACTGAGTTGTTGGCCAATCAAAAAGATACTGATGACCACGGCAGTGACGACACCAATACTTTTAGCGCGATCAAATCGAATAAACCTCCAGGCTAAAGCTAGCATATTATTGTATATTGATTTGACAATCGACCTTGGCATTGATCAATAGACCATCCGAGCGATCTGGTTTTATTTTCAAGCGACGGACACGGCGGTCATCGCCTTCATTGGCACTTTCGTATAGCATTGACTTATCCATCAATGTCGGACTAACGTACACGATCTTGCCAGTGCCAACTGCTCGCTTGCTCCCGACCGCAAAAAAGGAAACCGATTGACCTATATTTACCCGATCCACAAAAAGCTCATCGACCTCGGCCTCAACCAATAGCGAATCGGTATTTGCCACGCGGCCTAATGTCGTGCTGGGCGTGACCGATTGGCCAACCTCAGCCAGCAGTTCTACGATCGTTCCACTTCCGCTGGCCCTAACTTGCAAGGCTTGATAATCTTCTTCGGCTTTACGAATATTGATGCGTTGCGCTTTTTGGTCAACAGCCGTAGCCTTTATATCTTGCTGTACGCTTAACAAGCGTTGTTCCTGCTGCTTCCAGGCGTTCGAGTCAGCCTGCATTTTTTCGCGTGTCTCCGCATTTTTGGCATAAAGAGTATGCGAGGTTTCATATTTTTCGCGCAGCTCAGCAAGTTTAAGTTGTTCTTCCTGTATACTGCTCTGGCTACTTTTGTTTTGCGCCAGCATCCGCTCCAATTGCACTTTTGAAAGATCGACCGCCAGCGGAGCTGTCTGCTCGGAAAGTTTAATAACGACCTCACCCGCGTCAACATGGTCGCCCTCTTTTACCATGACTTCCTTAACCAGTCCGGAAACAGGACTGGCCAACCATTCATAGCCATTTGCCGGAACAACCTTGCCAATGGCCACCACAGTGTTCACCTTAGCCAACATCGTTTCCGTAGTTTCGGTGTCTTGCTGGGGCTTACCCGATTGTTTGCAAGCAGCATATAGCAAGCCGACCAGCGCAATCAGCAGGAATGGATATTTATTTATAAAAAGCTTCATTTGATACAGTATTTGAAACAATGCCTTCCTCCACGTAAATAGTTCGATCGGCAAATTTACGAAGCCGCAGGTCATGCGAAACCACGACAACGGCCTTTCCGCCTTTGGCCAATGCTTGCAGTTCGTTCATCACCTGGGTCGCACTTTTGGCGTCTAGCGCGGCCGTCGGTTCATCGCAAAGCAACATCGCCGGTGCGGTAACCAGCGCGCGCGCAATCGCTACACGCTGCTTTTGTCCGCCACTCAACTTCTTGGGCAAGTTATGTGCCCTATCAGCCAGTCCAAGCGCGGTCAACGCGGCCATCGCTTTCGATCGCGCAGTCGCCAGACTTTCCTTTTGCAAACGCAACGGCTGCATCACATTTTCTAACGCGCTGAGTGGTTCTATCAAATTAAATTGCTGAAAAACAAAGCCTACTTCACGTAAGCGTAAATCAGCTAGCGCGTTAACACCCATTGCAGATACGGATTTTCCCTGATAAATAACACGACCCGACGTGGGGTAGATCACGAAACCCAATATCGATAATAATGTTGTTTTGCCACTTCCTGAAGGCCCCATAATCAAGGTCAGCTTACCCGACTCTAATGACAGGGAAGTTTTGGCCAAGGCTGTGATGGTCGAATCGCCTATTTTATAAACTTTCTCGACCGCTTCCAGACGCATTATTTCTTCGGATATCATCGCTCATGTACTAGTACCGACTAAAATTAAGCAACAATTTTGCGGTAGCCAAGTTTATTCGATAAATTACAGGAATAGTCGCCGCCGTAAGCTCGGCATTTTACAACATCATACGATCATCTATTGTTAGCACCGATGGATCGAAATGTTTCGAAAACCTGCTCCCGCTTTAAAAACCACAAACCCAGCTTAGCTGTCGCTACACCATCCACTAATTTATAAGTAAAGGTGATACCGTTTTGATTGTCGGCTTGTGTATCCAGGCATTTTAATGCCACCTGCGCTCGTTTTTCCAGCAACACGCCGAGATCCGTTATGTGCGTAGAAACGAAAAAAACGCTATCTGCAATACTGTCTACACTGTCCAAAAAAGCTAACGTAGCTTCGTAAGCATCTTCGTAATTGGTCCCCTTAAACAGTTCATCGAGCAATATCAACATTGGGCCGTGCGCAGCAATATGCCTACCCATAGTCTTTAGACGATTTACCTCGGCAAAAAAATGGCTAAATCCCGTAGCCATTTGATCGGCCAGATTGATACTGGTAAACATACCCGCAAAAAGCGCGGTATGCATGGATACAGCCGGAACGGGCAAGCCTATATGCGCAAGGTATACGCAGCTACCGACACTTTTCAGTAAAGTCGATTTACCGGTCATGTTAGCACCTGTCAAAAACCAGATGTTTTTGTCACGCCTCACGATCACGTCATTCTTAATCGGGTTTTCAAGAGCTATATGGTACAATCCGTGAATTTCTAGTAAGCTGCTCGTGTCTTTTTGCTCATTAATAACCGGAAAACTTAGCAGATTGCTATGCAGTGTTTTCGCGATACCGCTCAAAGCATCCAGCGTATATAGTATCTCAAACAGACTGGCCAAATCGCGTTGCTTTGTAGACCTAAAAAGCTTATCGTATTGCAAGATAAGCGCCCGATGCGTTTTTCCGTCGGTTAGTTTGCGCAATGCCGATAAATCCAATCCGTTTAAAAATTGGGTTAGCAGGTGTTCCATACGTTTGAAGACACCTGTTTGCTCACCCGATGTCTTGGATGTTTCGACCAGTGCATGGATCGTTAAACAGATTGATGCAATTTCGCAAACCGATTGCCGGATAAAAAGGCGATGAACTTGGTGCGATCTTCCAGAAAAAACGGACCAAAAGCTGTCGATAAAGTAAGACAGTGTGGGTGTAGTCGCGGGAATCGTCGGCGTGCTGGCATAGCGTTCCAAGTCAGCCATCATATATTTATCAAAAAGACCTTCAATAGGTTCTTTGGCCAGATAAGCAATGGCCTGTTGCCGCTCAATAATCTCCCTTTTACCGTGTAAAGGTTGCAGAAACCAGGCATAGAGCATATCGCGCCCGCCTAGGGTTTGCGTGTGGTCGAAAAAGCGCAGCAAACTGGCTGAATTCCAATCCAACGCATTAATATCAGTTAGTGTCTGTTTATCTGTCTGGAACATAAGCGTTAGCCTAAATATACCGATTGCACGAGATAAGCGTAAAAAATTAACGTATTTTAATGCTTCTGTCTATTGTTTTACATGCAATTCTTCATAACGAAAAAGACATCACGAGATTTCGTAATGTCTTTTTGAAGTGTGATGAGCTAGACGTCTACAGCGCTACCAACACGTTACAGCCATACATCTTAGCATGTTCTTTGTGAGTTTTTGATAGTCTGTTTTGCCCAGTTGTCCATCCCCTTGGATATAGTAGTTTAGTTAATTAGTCTGATTACAAAATAATCTACAATTTTAGTAGACTTTAAATATAATACAAATAACAGCATTAAATCTGGTTCTGAAAAGGAACAAATAATCCATAAATACGCAAAAAATTAGGTGTTAGGATATCGGCGACTGATTTGTCATCGGCTAATGCTGCCGGAAACTATTCGGTAGGAAAACCATGAATAAGTCAATTTGGGAAATAAGATGTTTACTTTCCTACGCTGATGAAGTAATGTTGATCTCCTTTCAGAAACATGTGCCCTAGCCTATTTTCGAGTGAAATAGGTTAGGGCGACATGTTACAAACAGCTGCAAACTGCTAGCGCAGTCAAAACAGCTCCTCCCCAATTAAGCAATTATGCTTTTCATAATGTTTCATAAGAAACGGTATCTTAACACGCGTCTTTTGACGCTTTTTCATTAGCTGTATACTCCATCGTAATCGATACTCAAAGATGACAAAAGTCAACGGCAACAGCTGTCTCATTTCATATCTTGTTGTTCAGTATGCTAAAATGAGACAATCCATAATGAGCTAAAAACCTGTTAGACAACAATTTACCAATAACCCCGTCTATCTGTTTTTAAATTGATAGTACCGCTGCTAGTCATTATGCAGCACATTTTCCCTAAACTCCATCGGACTGCATTGCCGCTCTTTACTAAAATTGCGATAAAAAGATGCGCGTGAATTAAATCCGCATCTTGTCGCCAATTCTTGCATCGTGCAATCGAGACTTTCATCCTGTAACAATAAACAAGCTTGCTCAACCCGCCAACTATTAATCGTTTTCAGAAATCCGTCACCATACATTTGTTGGAAAAACTGAGAGATTATGCTTTTACCCAAACCTAACTCGCGAGCCATATCATCAAGGCGAAAATTAGGATCCAAAAATCGCTTTTCTCGACCTAAGTATGCCTCGATAAGCTGTTTATGTGCAGCTGACAATTCTTTCGTTACGGTATTTATTTCTAGATCATCATCATCTTTACTCGGCTGCTTTTGATCCAACGAAACCTGTGGCCAAACCGCCGTAGAAAGTTGCCGAAAGAAATACATATACGCCAAAAATGACCCGATAAGCATAGCCAACAACGTAATCCAATTGAACATATAAGGATTATTAGGCAGCTTACGGCTAGTCTCTGTCCATACGAATGGCAGCATCACGAGTGTCAACATTGCTAAAATCAGCAATCCGATGCGATACAGCCTGAGCGAAAAGGTGTTTCCGTTGGTTCCTTTAGCGAGAATAAATATGGGATAAATACACCATGAAACGACCATTAAACCCGACAAACCTATATAATATACCTTTGCAAAGGCTTGTCGCAAACCGAAATCAAGCAAAAGAACGATGTACAACAGCGCCACCACGACAAAAGGCATAACATGATAATAAACGGTTCGCCGGCTAAGTTTTTCGCTAAACAAAGCGATGTATACAAAGTAAGCTATTGGCCCATATAGCAAAGCAAATGGAGGAATGCAATACACATCGATCTTACTGAAAAACAAAACGCTTAGGAAATAAACGAGCACTTGAATCAAATTAAGCCACAGATACCAGCGGCCTATTTTCTGCAATATAGAAGGCTTGGGCAGCATTTGGTACAGATGCAACGCCACGAAAGACAACAATAAAGTCGCCGTATGCAAGACAGTACTCCACATATCAATTACTCCACATCTCCTGCCTGTACGCTGAGGGCGACATGCCTAGCGCATCTTTAAAATACTTGTTAAAACTCGTCTTGGATTGAAAGCCGCTTTCTTTAGCAACCACTTCAATTTTAAGCAACTTACTAGTCAAACCTAGCAGCTGCTGCGCGTGTTGTATACGGTATTGTGCCAACCATTGGTAAAAACTTTGTCCTTGATAGATTCGAAAATAATCGGCCAAGTGCGCTTTCGGAATGTCTGTAGCTTCGGCTAGATCATCCACCGTTAAGCGGGCATTTAAAAACAATTGCCTGGCCATGGCTTCGTTCAACCTGTTTTCATATAACTGAATCAACTCGTTGTTATGCCATGTCGCGCAGGTCACCGTTATACCATGCTGACTTAGCTTGGTCGAGACATCGTGGTGTGCGTATAGAAAATGGATCAACAACATCGCAGCGAAAAACATGGCGAGGCCGACCAGGTGCAACGGGTTAATATCCAAGGTGAGCAAAATCAACTGGCTTGCCATCAGCAAACCGATAAGCGCGGCAATAGCTACACCATAGCCGCTCATTTGTTTTAAAAGAATGACTCTCGGGTCATAAGCATTGACGCTTTTATCCGTTAATTTTACTAAAGCAAAAATAGGATAGCTGCTTACGGAAATGGCCATTGCCGGCAGATACCACTCGAAATAAGGCCAATAAAACTCAAAATTAAGTCTGATATTCCAAATCAGAAAAAGGACAAATGGAAGAAAATGGATGAAAAGCCATTGCCGGTGCTTCGACTCGCGTATTTCTAAAAACATGCCATACAACAATGGCCCGTATAAGACGGGAAATGGCAAGCTGTGTATACGAAATAAAAAAAATAAATGGATAACAAGCGAGAGCACAAAGGCGAATACAAAAAAGTTAAATCTGTTCGCTATATGCAAGGCTTTCGCTGAAACAACCTTAATTTCTTTCACGTTGAAAAACATATTTAATCGAAATTCAATCAATCGATTGCGTAATCGTGCAAATATACTGCTCCTTTTTAAAATAAATGAAATGCAATTTGTTAAATCTTACGATAAAAAAAGCGGAGAAGTCTTATCAACTCTCCGCCTTAAGCATCGGCTAAGTGCTTCGCTTTTATATCGGTTTTATAACAAAAGAAAAACGATAGTCTTGATAGGGTAAAAGATATTCTTTGGTTGGCCAAGCTCCCCAACTGTTGATGCCGCCAACGCCCATCTGCTTCCAGTCCAGATTAAGCTGCGTTTCTTTACGCTTGATCAAGTCGGCCGCATGGCGCTGGTTTCGTTTCATTCCATCATCCAGGTCGCTGTCAAAGTAATGCAATGCACTGGCGCTAAAAAGCGAATCAGACACGACCATCAATCCGCTTCCTTTTTTATTTGTAATGCTCCACCAGCGTAGGTCGGTTTTATTTCCGGTTTCTTGTGGCATGACGTAAGGAAAATATTGTTCATCAACTGTTTGCTCAAATAGACCAACATGTGCGCTAAAATCACGATCTTGATAATTTTCATGCGGTCCACGACCATAATAAACCACTTTTTCAAATCCGGCAGGCAAAATCCATTGCATACCAAAGCGAGGCAATACCTCCACCTTCTGCGTGCTATCGGTATGCAAGTGTTGCTCCACCTGGAGCTGTCCGTCGCTGTTGATCAAATAATTCATCTCCAACGTGGCAAACACTTTCGGCAAGTCGTGTACTACTTTCACAGCAATCAGTTGATCTCGCTGCTCGGCCACGATAGATTTTACGGTCGTAGCAGCCGTACTCGCTTTCCAGGCCTTCAACTTTTCAGGCGTGTTTGCGCCAAAATCATTATCGTTAGGCGCACGCCAGAAATTCGCTTTAAACGGCTTGTCGGCTGCCAGAAAATCAGTTCCTTTAACCTTATAATTCGTTATCCAGCCTGTTGCCTTGTCAAATACGAGTGTCAATTGTTTGCTAGACAGCCGTACGCTCGTAGCATCTTCCTGCAGGTTAATCTTATCTTTCCCCACGACGGTAGCGGCCTTTACACCGGTTGCTTGGTAACTTCCGGAAACAAATAGCTGCTCGGTTGCTATGATGTGTTTTGCGGGCAGCAACGGCTCGGCGGACTTTAATCGGTATGTCAAATTGAGAAATGTCTCTCCCTGCCCGATGCCGCCCGATGGCAATGCTACACGAGCGGTTTGTTGTGGCGCGACATGGATATTTGCTATCTGACCTTTTTTGGTGGTTTTGCCATCTACGATAATTTCCCAATCGAGTGTTACGTTACGCAGATCGGTAAAAAACTTTTCATTGTAAATAGCTATAGAATCGGCATTTAGCAACGTGGTATGCACATCCTGATAGACCTTTTTCATTTCCCACGCGTGCGGATATGGCGTACGGTTGGCATAGAAAATACCTTTGGATGCGTAATTCCAACCGGTTATAGCTTCTTTGGGTTCATAATCTCCGCCGTAGGTGTACACGGTATCGCCTTTCTCGTTAACCCGTTGAAAACATTGGTCGACAAAATCCCAAATGTAACCTCCTTGAAAAACACCTTTATTTGCCCGTATTATATCCCAGTAATCTTTAAAATTGCCTAGCGAGTTTCCCATTGCATGGGCATATTCACACTGGATAAAAGGACGCGCGGGCTTAGGATTATTTTTTGCGTAGCTTAGCATAGCTGCCGGACTAGCATACATCGGCACCACCATATCGGTATTCCAATCAAAGCGCATCTCGCCGTAGTTGACTACGGCACGCTCGTATTGCACTGGTCGTGACGTATCTTTCTCTTTCATGCGCAGGTAAGCCCGATAAAAATTATAGCCATTCCCTGCTTCATTTCCCAT
Coding sequences within it:
- a CDS encoding ABC transporter ATP-binding protein, which translates into the protein MISEEIMRLEAVEKVYKIGDSTITALAKTSLSLESGKLTLIMGPSGSGKTTLLSILGFVIYPTSGRVIYQGKSVSAMGVNALADLRLREVGFVFQQFNLIEPLSALENVMQPLRLQKESLATARSKAMAALTALGLADRAHNLPKKLSGGQKQRVAIARALVTAPAMLLCDEPTAALDAKSATQVMNELQALAKGGKAVVVVSHDLRLRKFADRTIYVEEGIVSNTVSNEAFYK
- a CDS encoding HlyD family secretion protein, with protein sequence MKLFINKYPFLLIALVGLLYAACKQSGKPQQDTETTETMLAKVNTVVAIGKVVPANGYEWLASPVSGLVKEVMVKEGDHVDAGEVVIKLSEQTAPLAVDLSKVQLERMLAQNKSSQSSIQEEQLKLAELREKYETSHTLYAKNAETREKMQADSNAWKQQEQRLLSVQQDIKATAVDQKAQRINIRKAEEDYQALQVRASGSGTIVELLAEVGQSVTPSTTLGRVANTDSLLVEAEVDELFVDRVNIGQSVSFFAVGSKRAVGTGKIVYVSPTLMDKSMLYESANEGDDRRVRRLKIKPDRSDGLLINAKVDCQINIQ
- a CDS encoding ABC transporter permease, whose protein sequence is MLALAWRFIRFDRAKSIGVVTAVVISIFLIGQQLSLLFFLMGLMGNLVGNAPVSTADVWIIERQSNNINSVNAIDRRFVQEIASLPSVQSTSPVVVTSGQASFLDGNTAPVTIVGSEAPFFLAGPVDRKIMSGTRTRLLEPEVVSAEFFSAKNWGTNLVLDKPIEINGKRAKIGLITKNAQGFGASLMYSTLANARHYGSLAPSKVSIIIARLHDGVDKADAIKEINNFFPHLQAWDAEKLQQSTVKEILIASNMGMSFGTLVLFAMLSGFFIIGLTLYSSALDRIKDYGTLKAMGARNSYVDKLIIAQAFLYALLGYVVALLLLFGFKMGVAKSGLLIDISIPFALFLLLVTLLISIGGSLFAVRKIAKLEPAAVF
- a CDS encoding MutS-related protein; translated protein: MFQTDKQTLTDINALDWNSASLLRFFDHTQTLGGRDMLYAWFLQPLHGKREIIERQQAIAYLAKEPIEGLFDKYMMADLERYASTPTIPATTPTLSYFIDSFWSVFSGRSHQVHRLFIRQSVCEIASICLTIHALVETSKTSGEQTGVFKRMEHLLTQFLNGLDLSALRKLTDGKTHRALILQYDKLFRSTKQRDLASLFEILYTLDALSGIAKTLHSNLLSFPVINEQKDTSSLLEIHGLYHIALENPIKNDVIVRRDKNIWFLTGANMTGKSTLLKSVGSCVYLAHIGLPVPAVSMHTALFAGMFTSINLADQMATGFSHFFAEVNRLKTMGRHIAAHGPMLILLDELFKGTNYEDAYEATLAFLDSVDSIADSVFFVSTHITDLGVLLEKRAQVALKCLDTQADNQNGITFTYKLVDGVATAKLGLWFLKREQVFETFRSIGANNR
- a CDS encoding TonB-dependent receptor, with translation MKRKSVSFYFYLIATALLCCQFAPLHAQVETKPIINASLEGTVLDAVTKEPIEGVTVQLEAVTHTVRTDREGRFQFVTGQKLPFTIILSYVGYEKQTIVVSTSPSVIELKPIAESISEVVVTSRRRREQLQDIPIPVSLIRGSAIEDAGAFNVNRLKELVPTVQLYTSNARNTTLNIRGLGSTYGLTNDGIDPGVGFYLDGVYIARPAATWLDFIDIEQIEVLRGPQGTLFGKNTTAGAFNITSRLPQFSPEANFELSYGNYGFIQAKTSLTGPITKNLAARVSFSGTQRNGTLYNVHTNRAINDMNNLGFRGQLLYTPNENIKLVLAADATAQKPDGYGWGVAGVVQTQRADYRQFNAIIADLGYTLPYASAFERKVDLDTQSKADNALGGISLNADIKIGNGTLTSTSAWRYWNWVPLNDRDYLGLPVFTVSAGNSVHDQWSQEFRYSGKINDRITGVVGLYGLYQDLRTDPVHTEEAGSALWRFAQNSTSALWQTPGLFDNYGIRTQYGIKTTSLAAYSQIDWSVTDKLHVLPGLRYNYDKKVANYDRQRYGGLETDDPALLALKNAIYTNQSFNTDASAGNWSGQLSVQYKFNPRLNTFATYSVSYKPIGINVGGLPTANGEVLLDLARVKPEAVHHKELGVKTIPTRNAILNFTVYRTDISDYQTLVQTPDPGVNRGYLANAEQVRVQGVEVDGSIRLFNALTLNGAFAYTDGKYVRFTNAPVPLEEVGGAEAFKDISGGELPGISKWSGSFGAEVTKKGKLIGLTGSYFLGADIFYRSTFSSNPSPSAYLNIEGYSLLNGRAGFRASNGLSILVWGRNIANTDYYEQLLAAPGSYGQYAGVIGDPRTYGITLRYNLK
- a CDS encoding TolC family protein, which encodes MRYVFLYIIFTLPCFLSAQSLSIEQLWQQLEDSRAYEKETLRVELQKSEQVLNRLDRLPLVYGDLNLQRNLIVPTTPVPAIAFDPAAPAGSFIPLRFATDWSSKVGAQLEWRLFDPSRKATEAEANLLTEKATISAQDAKQTWRREATLAYAAIVLASAQYEMAIADSSTYAELLRISRDRYEAGRETLENYLDAQQQMERKKIQLAEAWSVLLVANIDLARYADVTSFTKLNSGLEHIISLLKSYEPTYYGKLLADVDKRLADQRTRDVRRQYLPTLSFNAYLGTQYFANELQLFNNQAWYGNSYANIALRLPISQYFQRQTALRQATMEGDLRKLDWADEQQHEDIAQDKRMAKLQAVEKRIAGLEHIVSLCVEKKAVLLTAFQAGKILLASYNVANSEYIKAQKELWQAQYDWIDNAMK